A region from the uncultured Holophaga sp. genome encodes:
- a CDS encoding alpha/beta fold hydrolase: MRISPLLLTLPALLAAAQPPVREVSLRTPDGFLLKGTLTLPKGQGRHAAVLLAHQFRADRQGWTPLAERLQKMGIATLALDLRGHGESTECKGQSLSVGEDFVDSAQRVGFSMIPRDLEQAAAWLRHQPGIDARRLGVVGSSVGALSALLAAPKIHPVALAVLSPAGNPAFGPDAATLMAGAARHSRSAILVLAAEGDASAWDNAQRLKTLPGVCTLSFPGQDHGFAFLPGHSDTVAVFLGEYLRKRTPALAKPAQPQEGSTRLAVPADPKASGAAPASHSAK; this comes from the coding sequence GTGCGCATCAGCCCTCTCCTTCTCACCCTCCCCGCCCTGCTGGCGGCGGCCCAGCCGCCGGTCAGGGAGGTGTCCCTCAGGACGCCGGACGGCTTCCTCCTCAAGGGAACCCTGACCCTGCCCAAGGGGCAGGGCAGGCATGCCGCAGTCCTCCTGGCCCACCAGTTCCGGGCGGACCGCCAGGGCTGGACCCCCCTGGCGGAGCGCCTCCAGAAGATGGGCATCGCCACACTGGCCCTGGACCTCAGGGGCCACGGAGAGAGCACCGAATGCAAGGGCCAGAGCCTCTCCGTCGGTGAGGACTTCGTGGACTCAGCCCAGCGGGTCGGCTTTTCCATGATCCCCCGGGATCTAGAGCAGGCCGCCGCCTGGCTCCGACACCAGCCAGGCATCGATGCGCGCCGGCTCGGCGTGGTCGGCTCCAGCGTGGGGGCCCTCTCGGCCCTGCTCGCCGCACCGAAGATCCACCCTGTGGCCTTGGCTGTCCTCAGCCCAGCCGGCAACCCGGCTTTCGGACCTGACGCCGCTACGCTCATGGCAGGCGCTGCACGCCACAGCCGCAGCGCCATCCTCGTTCTGGCCGCCGAGGGGGATGCCAGCGCCTGGGACAATGCCCAGCGCCTGAAGACCCTGCCCGGAGTCTGCACCCTCTCCTTCCCAGGCCAAGACCATGGCTTCGCCTTCCTCCCGGGGCACAGCGACACCGTGGCGGTCTTCCTGGGGGAGTACCTCCGGAAGAGGACCCCTGCCCTGGCCAAGCCCGCCCAGCCCCAGGAAGGCAGCACCCGTTTGGCCGTACCTGCGGACCCCAAGGCCTCCGGAGCGGCTCCAGCGTCGCATTCAGCCAAGTGA
- the cmk gene encoding (d)CMP kinase: MSRLPLIALDGPSGVGKSTAAKRIALELGWSYLDTGAMFRATGLALQRAGLALEDPETLGTLLGQLRIEQRGTRILLAGEDVSEAIRTPEISRLVSAVSANPQVRRTLLEQQQRIGARGHWVVDGRDIGTVVFPEACCKIFLTASVETRARRRFLELRSKGSSITLEEVTRDLEQRDLQDSTRALAPLRKAEDAVELDSSHMSIEEVVAWIVHHHHSHA, encoded by the coding sequence ATGTCCCGCCTGCCTCTGATCGCCCTGGACGGCCCCTCTGGGGTGGGCAAGTCCACTGCCGCCAAACGCATCGCCCTTGAGCTCGGCTGGAGCTACCTCGACACCGGAGCCATGTTCCGGGCCACGGGACTCGCCCTCCAGCGAGCCGGGCTGGCCCTGGAGGATCCTGAGACCCTCGGGACCCTCTTGGGGCAACTCCGGATTGAGCAGCGGGGGACCCGCATCCTCCTGGCCGGCGAGGATGTGAGCGAGGCCATTCGCACACCCGAGATCTCCCGCCTCGTCTCCGCCGTGAGCGCCAACCCCCAAGTACGCCGGACCCTCCTGGAGCAGCAGCAGCGGATCGGCGCCAGGGGTCATTGGGTGGTGGACGGAAGGGACATCGGCACCGTAGTGTTCCCCGAGGCCTGCTGCAAGATCTTCCTCACGGCCAGCGTCGAGACCCGGGCCCGCAGACGATTCCTGGAGCTGCGCAGCAAGGGCTCCAGCATCACCCTGGAGGAGGTCACCCGGGACCTGGAGCAGCGGGATCTCCAGGACTCCACCCGGGCCCTCGCCCCCCTCCGGAAGGCCGAGGACGCCGTGGAACTCGACTCCAGCCACATGAGCATCGAGGAAGTGGTCGCCTGGATCGTCCACCACCACCACAGCCACGCCTGA
- a CDS encoding HU family DNA-binding protein: protein MIKIDIASALMQALPISKATALQVVDLLTDHMKNALLDGHRIEIRGFGVFEPRPRKRGMGRNIKTGDSVAIPKGRSIRFKPGKDLRAIEID from the coding sequence ATGATCAAGATCGATATCGCGTCTGCCCTCATGCAGGCCCTGCCCATCTCCAAGGCCACCGCCCTCCAGGTGGTCGATCTCCTGACCGACCACATGAAAAATGCCCTGCTGGACGGTCACCGCATCGAGATCCGCGGCTTCGGTGTCTTTGAACCCCGTCCCCGCAAGCGTGGCATGGGCCGGAACATCAAGACCGGCGACTCCGTCGCCATCCCCAAGGGCCGCTCGATCCGCTTCAAGCCCGGCAAGGACCTGAGGGCCATCGAGATCGATTAG
- the moaA gene encoding GTP 3',8-cyclase MoaA, whose product MVVLDTLERPITALRLSVTDRCNFNCTYCKPKDGQHFSFIPHSQVLSYEEMERLVRVFASLGVRKVRLTGGEPLLRRDLPALVSRLKRIEGIREVAATTNASMLEQQALLLREAGLDRLTVSLDSMDPERFKAFVDSDVPLAQVLRGIEVASQVGFAPIKLNCVMQRGVNEEDVIPLVDFARRHGHVLRFIEFMDTGTGNGWCLDQVVPSSELIRRINEVWPLEPIPAPGNAVSHDWRFKDGVGEVGFIASVSEPFCRGCDRARISAEGKLYTCLFASEGLNLREALRGGADDDSLREMVIARWKVRDDRYSERRTELTEQLPRIQMHHIGG is encoded by the coding sequence ATGGTGGTTCTGGATACTCTCGAAAGGCCGATTACGGCCCTGCGCCTGTCGGTCACGGATAGGTGCAACTTCAACTGCACCTATTGCAAGCCCAAGGACGGCCAGCACTTCTCCTTCATTCCCCACAGCCAGGTCCTCTCCTATGAGGAGATGGAGCGCTTGGTGCGGGTCTTCGCCTCCCTGGGGGTCCGCAAGGTCCGTCTGACGGGGGGGGAGCCCCTGCTCCGCCGGGATCTGCCCGCCCTGGTCTCCCGTCTCAAGCGCATTGAAGGGATCAGGGAGGTGGCGGCGACCACCAATGCCTCCATGCTCGAGCAGCAGGCCCTCCTCCTCAGGGAGGCTGGGCTGGATCGCCTCACCGTGAGTCTGGATTCCATGGATCCGGAGCGTTTCAAAGCCTTTGTGGACTCGGATGTGCCCCTTGCCCAGGTGCTCCGGGGGATTGAGGTCGCCTCCCAGGTGGGCTTCGCGCCCATCAAGCTCAACTGCGTCATGCAGCGGGGCGTCAATGAGGAGGATGTGATCCCGCTCGTCGACTTTGCACGGCGGCATGGCCACGTCCTGCGCTTCATCGAGTTCATGGACACGGGCACGGGCAATGGCTGGTGTCTGGATCAGGTGGTGCCCTCTTCCGAACTCATCCGCCGGATCAACGAAGTCTGGCCTCTGGAGCCCATCCCCGCCCCAGGCAACGCAGTCTCCCACGACTGGCGCTTCAAGGACGGGGTCGGTGAGGTGGGCTTCATCGCTTCAGTCAGCGAACCCTTCTGCCGCGGCTGCGACCGTGCCCGGATCTCGGCCGAGGGCAAGCTCTACACCTGCCTCTTCGCCTCAGAGGGGCTGAACCTCCGGGAGGCCCTGCGGGGGGGGGCCGATGATGACTCACTGCGGGAGATGGTCATCGCCCGATGGAAGGTCCGGGATGACCGCTACTCGGAGCGCCGCACCGAGCTCACCGAGCAGCTGCCCCGCATCCAGATGCACCACATCGGAGGCTGA
- the pth gene encoding aminoacyl-tRNA hydrolase produces the protein MDSPWILIPLGNPGPEYAGTRHNLGRRLLLDWLAARGITPEPLRLFKTGTLYALTPGIQALVPATYMNLSGQVCGEAAKAGLSTNRLLVLLDDKDLPLGTGRLRMQGAAHGHNGLASVQEHLGTDAVPRLRLGIGPFQRPLHEFVLGPWTPAEEELIQAMGSPFAAFLESLVTESTLERLPGQVNPESFWRPVTAS, from the coding sequence TTGGACAGCCCCTGGATCCTCATTCCCCTCGGGAACCCCGGTCCGGAGTATGCCGGGACCCGGCACAACCTGGGCCGGCGCCTCCTCCTGGACTGGCTGGCAGCCCGGGGCATCACCCCTGAGCCCCTGCGACTCTTCAAGACGGGCACCCTCTATGCCCTCACCCCCGGCATCCAGGCCCTGGTCCCCGCCACCTACATGAACCTCTCCGGCCAGGTCTGCGGAGAGGCCGCCAAGGCGGGTCTCTCCACGAACCGCCTCCTGGTCCTCCTGGACGACAAGGACCTCCCCCTGGGCACCGGGCGGCTCCGGATGCAGGGCGCAGCCCACGGTCACAACGGGCTGGCCTCCGTCCAGGAGCACCTGGGGACGGATGCCGTGCCCCGACTGCGCCTGGGTATCGGCCCCTTCCAGCGCCCTCTCCACGAGTTCGTCCTGGGTCCATGGACACCCGCGGAGGAGGAACTCATCCAGGCCATGGGCTCGCCCTTCGCCGCCTTCCTGGAGTCCCTGGTCACGGAGAGCACCCTGGAAAGGCTCCCGGGGCAGGTCAACCCCGAATCATTCTGGCGACCCGTCACGGCATCTTGA
- a CDS encoding cold-shock protein has protein sequence MAQGTVKWFNAEKGFGFIIPDEGGTDLFVHHTAIQERGFRTLLENQRVQFEVVQGPKGPQATNVTKD, from the coding sequence ATGGCTCAAGGCACCGTCAAGTGGTTCAACGCCGAGAAGGGCTTCGGCTTCATCATCCCCGACGAGGGGGGTACAGACCTCTTCGTCCATCACACCGCCATCCAGGAGCGGGGCTTCCGCACCCTCCTGGAGAACCAGCGGGTCCAGTTCGAGGTCGTGCAGGGGCCCAAGGGCCCCCAGGCCACCAACGTCACCAAGGACTGA
- a CDS encoding cold shock domain-containing protein, with the protein MSQGTVKWFNAEKGYGFITPDEGGPDIFVHHSAIQSRGFRTLEEKARVTFEVVQGPKGPQAANVNKIQ; encoded by the coding sequence ATGTCCCAAGGTACCGTCAAGTGGTTCAACGCCGAGAAGGGTTACGGCTTCATCACCCCCGATGAGGGGGGGCCGGATATCTTCGTCCATCACTCCGCCATCCAGTCCCGCGGTTTCCGCACGCTGGAGGAGAAGGCCCGCGTGACCTTCGAAGTCGTCCAGGGTCCCAAGGGCCCCCAGGCCGCCAACGTCAACAAGATCCAGTAA
- a CDS encoding HD domain-containing phosphohydrolase, with amino-acid sequence MSSLPSGEQVHRASQILYRCLEEVGSTRAVLYLPVEGVFERVAHYGWPRHSAPPQTLETGQLLLETLESGPRVDNSGSDPLLAPLKEGSAQARFLLAPVPLAPGPEALLIQRDRGQGSPYLESRDIPPTQTICLELSEALDPNPRPPAREPVPVQEAIPVEAPHSEVLVSSLDLSEVVTQGPQKGLLAGTFLPEQRTFFWELAEVLFQVLPLAAAALWMEDPMEGRPILVYSRRSLSPDHRREIQGIISGQRPEFAPSAFRVMARTGSPGREPLDTPLGTHLPLLLEEEAGYQDLLLLCRADRKPFSESELQFTRHIARLAAHHLQEARLHERYHRAFLSVSRHLLGEAPGLRTHSLNTARLARNLAVRIGLPTATVEAVSIAAILHDVGSLLLDPDLHSRGRLRPEDLDRIRAHPVLASTFLKDFQFPFDVPSIIRHHHERWDGTGYPDGLSGEDIPMGSRIIAIIETFEVMTGGSGYRPPVQRSEALEEIRRTAGTQFDPALALEFLAMMEPGGR; translated from the coding sequence ATGTCTTCCTTACCCAGCGGCGAACAGGTCCATCGTGCATCCCAGATCCTCTATCGCTGTCTCGAAGAGGTGGGGAGCACCCGGGCCGTCCTGTACCTGCCCGTAGAGGGGGTCTTCGAACGGGTGGCCCACTATGGATGGCCCCGCCACAGCGCCCCGCCCCAGACTCTGGAGACCGGTCAGCTCCTTCTGGAGACCCTCGAATCTGGCCCGCGGGTCGACAACTCGGGGAGCGATCCGCTGCTGGCACCGCTGAAAGAGGGGAGCGCCCAGGCCCGTTTCCTCCTGGCTCCCGTTCCCCTGGCCCCGGGGCCTGAGGCCCTCCTCATCCAGCGCGACCGGGGGCAGGGCTCGCCCTACCTGGAATCCCGGGACATCCCCCCCACCCAGACCATCTGCCTGGAGCTATCCGAGGCCCTGGATCCCAACCCCCGCCCCCCCGCCCGGGAGCCTGTGCCCGTGCAGGAGGCCATTCCTGTGGAGGCGCCCCATAGCGAGGTGCTGGTCTCCTCCCTGGATCTCTCCGAGGTGGTGACCCAGGGGCCCCAGAAGGGCCTCCTGGCCGGGACCTTTCTGCCCGAGCAGCGGACCTTCTTCTGGGAGCTGGCCGAGGTCCTCTTCCAGGTCCTCCCCCTCGCTGCCGCAGCCCTCTGGATGGAGGACCCGATGGAGGGGCGCCCCATCCTGGTCTACAGCCGCCGCTCCCTGTCTCCCGACCACCGAAGGGAGATCCAGGGCATCATCTCAGGCCAGCGCCCTGAGTTCGCCCCCTCCGCCTTCAGGGTCATGGCCCGGACAGGCTCCCCGGGGCGGGAGCCTCTGGACACCCCCCTGGGCACCCATCTCCCCCTCCTGCTGGAGGAGGAGGCCGGGTACCAGGACCTGCTCCTGCTCTGCCGCGCGGACCGGAAGCCCTTCTCCGAAAGCGAACTCCAGTTCACCCGCCATATCGCCCGCTTGGCCGCCCACCACCTGCAGGAGGCAAGGCTCCACGAGCGCTACCACCGCGCCTTCCTCTCTGTCAGCCGGCACCTGCTCGGCGAGGCCCCGGGCCTGCGCACCCACAGCCTCAACACCGCCCGCCTGGCCCGGAACCTCGCGGTGCGGATCGGCCTGCCCACCGCCACTGTGGAGGCGGTCAGCATCGCGGCCATCCTGCACGATGTCGGCTCCCTGCTCCTGGATCCCGACCTCCACAGCCGAGGACGTCTGCGCCCGGAGGATCTCGACCGGATCCGGGCCCACCCCGTCCTGGCCTCCACTTTCCTCAAAGACTTCCAGTTCCCCTTCGATGTCCCCTCCATCATCCGCCACCACCACGAGCGCTGGGACGGTACCGGCTATCCCGATGGCCTGTCCGGTGAAGACATCCCCATGGGCAGCCGGATCATCGCCATCATTGAAACCTTTGAAGTCATGACCGGGGGCTCCGGCTACCGCCCCCCCGTTCAGCGCAGCGAGGCCCTGGAGGAGATCCGCAGGACAGCCGGTACCCAGTTCGATCCGGCCCTCGCCCTGGAGTTCCTTGCCATGATGGAGCCCGGCGGGCGTTAA
- a CDS encoding type II secretion system protein, whose amino-acid sequence MRPATRRRGEKGYILVMVLGAMAIVGILMTRAMPSVIAQVQRENEEELVFRGEAIANAIKAYKKSTGNYPTSLETLVKTKPPILRRLYKDPMTQDGTWEVVTAVQAGLTGDKTGLPIVGVHSKSTQDSFRTYQGKTLYCDWVFSAADNLFGISGGDASLAAAALAATTTK is encoded by the coding sequence ATGCGTCCTGCGACCCGCCGGAGGGGAGAGAAGGGGTACATTCTGGTCATGGTGCTGGGCGCCATGGCCATCGTGGGCATCCTCATGACCCGGGCCATGCCCTCGGTGATCGCCCAGGTGCAACGGGAGAACGAGGAGGAACTCGTCTTCAGGGGAGAGGCCATCGCCAATGCCATCAAGGCCTACAAGAAGAGCACCGGCAATTACCCCACCTCCCTCGAGACCCTGGTCAAGACCAAGCCCCCCATCCTCCGACGGCTCTACAAGGACCCCATGACCCAGGATGGCACCTGGGAAGTGGTCACCGCCGTCCAGGCGGGCCTGACCGGGGACAAGACCGGCCTGCCCATTGTCGGCGTGCACAGCAAGAGCACCCAGGACAGCTTCCGGACCTACCAGGGAAAGACCCTTTACTGCGACTGGGTCTTCTCTGCCGCCGACAATCTCTTCGGGATCTCAGGTGGGGATGCCAGCCTTGCCGCTGCAGCCCTCGCTGCCACCACCACCAAGTAA
- a CDS encoding D-alanyl-D-alanine carboxypeptidase: MHRLKGLAAALLLTLPLAATDFQTWSGALQARGISVSAGLWDLSTGKLVEGCQTDLPLVPASTAKVVTTYAMLKSWKPDTELLTEISGDLKDGVVQGDLVIKGSGDPFLVPERIWLLAQELRRQGVQRIVGRVRPDQSAFDAQMYGPGWENTAFRNTPPILPLSVGFNRDESGAYARDPSALAAGLVTRILRESGIPVEEREMPAGPLRRIHTLSSPPLRRLVQDINKYSNNFMVEMLLKAFGGGTWSGGTARVQAFYQSVLALGPESISLVDGSGLSKDDRLSARTLAIVLRAAWNDFEVGPEFVDSLKIIGGEPWHLKHLSPETLRRLTRRVRCKTGHLNDVVTVCGYLQKPDGGLRVFAILLNGKAEDDDIWEMVSHWAE; the protein is encoded by the coding sequence ATGCACCGTCTGAAAGGCCTGGCGGCCGCCCTTCTCCTGACTCTCCCCCTGGCCGCCACTGACTTCCAGACCTGGAGCGGAGCCCTGCAGGCGCGAGGCATCTCCGTGAGCGCCGGCCTCTGGGACCTCAGCACCGGAAAACTCGTCGAAGGCTGCCAGACCGATCTCCCCCTCGTCCCCGCATCCACAGCCAAGGTGGTCACCACCTACGCCATGCTGAAGAGCTGGAAACCGGACACGGAACTGCTCACCGAAATTTCCGGAGACCTCAAGGATGGAGTTGTCCAGGGGGACCTGGTCATCAAGGGCAGCGGTGACCCCTTCCTCGTCCCCGAGCGGATCTGGCTGCTCGCCCAGGAGCTCCGCCGCCAGGGGGTGCAGCGCATCGTGGGACGCGTGCGCCCGGATCAGAGCGCCTTCGATGCCCAGATGTACGGCCCCGGCTGGGAGAACACCGCCTTCCGGAACACCCCTCCGATCCTGCCCCTCTCCGTCGGCTTCAACCGGGACGAGAGCGGGGCCTATGCGCGGGATCCCAGTGCCCTGGCCGCCGGGCTCGTCACCCGCATCCTCCGGGAGTCGGGCATCCCGGTGGAGGAGAGGGAGATGCCCGCAGGCCCCCTCCGACGGATCCACACCCTCAGCTCCCCGCCCCTCCGGCGCCTGGTCCAGGACATCAACAAATACAGCAACAATTTCATGGTCGAAATGCTTCTGAAGGCCTTCGGCGGGGGGACCTGGAGCGGTGGGACCGCACGGGTCCAGGCCTTCTACCAGTCCGTCCTCGCCCTGGGCCCGGAGAGCATCTCCCTGGTGGACGGTTCAGGACTCAGCAAGGACGATCGCCTCTCCGCCCGGACCCTGGCCATCGTCCTGCGCGCCGCCTGGAATGACTTCGAGGTGGGTCCCGAGTTCGTGGACTCCCTGAAGATCATCGGAGGCGAGCCCTGGCACCTGAAGCACCTCAGCCCCGAGACCCTCCGGCGGCTCACGCGGCGGGTCCGCTGCAAGACAGGTCACCTGAACGATGTGGTCACCGTCTGCGGGTACCTTCAGAAGCCCGACGGCGGCCTCCGGGTCTTCGCGATCCTGCTCAATGGCAAGGCCGAGGATGACGATATCTGGGAGATGGTCAGCCACTGGGCGGAATAG